The Cupriavidus necator N-1 DNA window CGCCAACACCGTGGCGGTGGTCGATGCCATCAAGGCCGCCCTGCCCCGCCTGATCGCGCAGATGCCGGGCTCGGTCAATGTCGCGGTGGTCAACGACCGCTCGAACTCGATCCGCGAATCGATCCACGACGTGCAGTTCACGCTGGCGCTGACGGTGGCGCTGGTGGTGATGGTGATCTTCCTGTTCCTGCGCCGCGCCGCCGCCACGCTGATCCCCACGGTGTCACTGCCGATCTCGCTGATCGGCACGGTGGCGCTGATGAAGGCGTTTGGCTACAGCCTGGACAACGTCTCGCTGCTGGCCATCACGCTGGCGGTGGGCCTGGTGGTGGACGACGCCATCGTCATGCTCGAGAACATCGTGCGCCATATCGAGGACGGCGTGGCGCCGCTCAAGGCCGCGCTGGTGGGTTCGCGCGAGATGGGCTTCACCATCCTGTCGATCTCGATCTCGCTGGTGGCGGTGTTTATCCCGATCTTCTTCATGCCGGGCGTGATCGGGCTGTTGTTCCATGAGTTCGCGGCGGTGGTGTCGCTGGCGATCCTGGTGTCGGCGCTGGTGTCGCTGACGCTGATCCCGATGCTGTGCGCACGTTTCCTGTCGGCCGAGAACGTGCCGGTGGATGAATCGCACCATGCCTACGGCGACCACGTGCCAGCGCAGCCCGCCATCGCGCAGAAGCAGACCTTCGGCATGCGCTCCACGCAGTGGTTCGAGAACCTGTTCGAGTTCACGCTGCACCGCTATGCGCGCGGGCTGGACTGGTGCCTGACACATCGCCGCACCGTGCTGGCGGTCGCAGGGCTGACGTTCGTGCTGACCGCGGTGCTGTTCGTCACCATTCCCAAGGGCTTCTTCCCCGAGGAAGACATCGGCCAGATCCGCGTCAACGCCGAAGGCCCGCAGGACATCTCCTTCGACGCCATGGCCGAGCGCCTGCGCGACGCCGCCGAGCGCATGCGCGCCAACCCCGCGGTCAAGAGCATCGTGGTCGCCATCGGCGGCGGCCCGTCGCCGGCCATCAACACCGGGCGCATGTTTGTCGAACTGAAGCCGCGTGGCGAACGTGAGGTCATGCCCAGGGTGATCGAGTCGCTGCGGCGCGATGTTGCCGGGGTGCCGGGGCTGGCGGTGTACTTTGCGCCGGTGCAGAACCTGCAACTGGGCGGGCGCCAGAGCAAGAGCCGCTACCAGTACACATTGCAGAGTGTGAAGGCCGGCCAGCTGCAGGACTCCTCCGACAAGCTGATGGCGAAGATGCGCGCCGATCCGATCTTCCGCGACGTCACCAGCGATTCGCAGCAGTCCGGCCTGGAGGCGCACCTGTCGATCGACCGCGACAAGGCCAATGCGCTCGGCGTGCAGATGCAGGACGTGCGCACCGCGCTTTATTCCGCTTTCGGCGAGCGGCAGGTGTCGACCATCTACACGCCGATCGACAACTACTACGTGATCCTGCAGGCGGCCGATGTCGACCGCACCGACGAGAGCGCGTTCTCCAAGCTCTATGTGCGCAGCAAGACCGGCCAGATGGTGCCGATCTCCGCCTTCGCCACCACCGAGCGCCGGGTCGGGCCGATTGCCGTCAACCACCAGGGACAGCTGCCTTCGGTGACGGTGTCGTTCAACCTGGCACCGGGCGCGGCGCTGGGCGATGCTTCGGCGCGCATCGACCGCTACCGGCAGGAGATCGCCATGCCCAGCTCGATCTTCACCAGCTGGGGCGGCGACGCGGCAGTGTTCCAGTCGTCGCAGACCACGCAGATCGTGCTGCTGGTTGCGGCCATCGCGGTGATCTACACGCTGCTGGGCGTGCTGTATGAAAGCTATATCCACCCGCTGACCATCCTGGCGGGTTTGCCCTCGGCGGCGGTGGGCGCGTTGCTGACCTTGTTTATCTTCAACGTGGAGCTGTCGCTGATCGCGGTGATCGGCGTGCTGATGCTGATCGGCATCGTCAAGAAGAACGCCATCATGATGATCGACTTCGCGCTGGCCGCGCAGCGTGAACAGGGCATGCCGCCGGCCAAGGCGATCCGGCAGGCGTGCCTGCTGCGCTTCCGGCCGATCATGATGACGACCTTTGCCGCGGTGATGGGCGCGTTGCCGCTGGCGCTCGGCTTAGGCGCCGGTGCCGAGCTGCGCCAGCCGCTGGGCCTGGCCGTGGTTGGCGGCCTGCTGTTCTCGCAGGTGATTACGCTGTTCATCACGCCGGTGATCTACCTCGCGCTGGACCGGTTCTCCGGGACGGGGCCGCTGCAGATCGATTCGGAGGGGAACAAGCTGCCGGAGAAGGCGCCGGGCGAGACGGTGCACCAGCACTGAGGCACCGGCAGGCAAGAGGTGGCCGCAGCTTTGCTGCGGCCTCTTTGCTTTCGAGGCGCCGGCCAGGGTCGACGACGTGACCATCATCACCAACCCGGGCAACAAGCGGGAGCGCAGGCCGCCAACCCCGCCACGACAACGAGGTAAGGAAAGGAACCGCGTGATGTCACTCCGTTTTCCTGTCGCAAACATGCGTGCCGGCATGCTGGCCGCCGCTGTCGCTGTGCTCGCCACCGGCTGCGCGGCCACCCGCCCCGCGCCCGAGGCGGTCAGCGCCGCCTTTGCCGGCAAATCTTACGTGCTGTTGGGCGAGGTCCACGATAACGCCGCCGCGCAGCAGCAACGCCTGGCCGCGCTGACGCGTGCCGTCGAGCATGGCTGGCGCCCGGCCATCGCCATGGAGCAGTTTGACCGCGAGCGCCAGGCGGATATCGAGCGCGCCCGCCGCGAGCGCCCGCGCGATGCCGACTACCTGATCGCCCAGGCCGGCGGCGATGCCTGGCAATGGCCGCTGTACCGGCCGGTGGTGGCGCTGGCGTTGCAGTACGACCTGCCGCTGGTGGCGGCCAACCTGTCGCGCGCCGACGCCGGCAAGATCGTGCGCGGCGGACTGGACAGCCTGTTCCCGGCCGGCGAGCGCCAGCAACTGGGCCTGTCCGGTGCGCTGCCCGACGACCTCGTGGCGGCGCAGACGGCGGTGCTCGACCTGGGCCACTGCGGCAATTTCCCAAAGGCCATGCTGCCCGGGATGCTGGCGGCGCAGGCCGCGCGCGATGCGGTGATGGCGCAGACGCTGCGCCCCTACGCGCTGCGCGGCGCGGTGCTGATCGCCGGCAACGGCCACGTGCGGCGCGACATCGGCGTGCCGCGCTGGCTGGGGGTGGGCGTGGCGCAGGTGGTCAGCGTGGGGTATGTGGAAAACCCGCCGGCCGACGGCGAGTTCGACATGGCCGTGGTGGTGCCGGCGGTGGCGCGCAAGGACCCATGCCTGCAGGCGAAGCCGGCGGGTTGACGGGCCTGCGCCCGCGCTGCAATGCGCCATCCACGTAAACCCCGACCCATTCTCCCCCCAATTGACAGCCTTTTGACAGTTTCCGCCGCCTAGAATCCGCCCCATGACCGGTAATTCCGGTCTGACGTTCACCAAAAATCCAAGAACAGTCCCGGCCACGCCCCGCCGCGCCGGACAGGAGACAAGCACCGGCACTGCGCCTTTCGCACAGTCCCCCCGGGCTACCTTCCCGTCCTCGCAACGCAGTGGCAGCCGGAACGCCCGGGTCGGATCGCGGCTGCCAGCAGGCTGGCACGGCGCATCCCCGGTACAACCAGGAGACCGCTATGCGCCGTACCTATTCCCGCCTGGCCCATGCCGTGATGGCATCGGCCGCCGTTGCCGCCACCTTCGCCGCCGCGCCGGCCTTTGCGTTGGACAGCGTCAAGGTCATGATCGGCGCCAACCCGGGCGGCGGCTTTGACCAGACCGGCCGCTCGCTGGGCGCCGCGATGATTGCCGCGGGCACGGCCAAGACCGCCTCGTACGACAACAAGGGCGGCGCCGGTGGCACCATCGCGCTGACCCAGTTCGTCAATACCGACAAGGGCAATCCCAATGCGC harbors:
- a CDS encoding efflux RND transporter permease subunit — protein: MTLSELCIRRPVMTVLLCLAVVVTGIVLYPTIPIAALPSFNSPVIQVTATLPGASPETMAASVATQLEKQFATIPGVSVISSSNTLGNSSITIEFNNDRDIDDAAVDVQAALFRAQRSLPIEMTVPPSYRKVNPADAPVLLLAINSPAMSLADLNAFGDNLISPTLATLPGVAQVQIFGQKRFAVRVRAHPDALAARGLTLDELATALNRANANTPVGTLDSARQTLTIQANRQLTSADAFRNIIVASQPNGALVRLSDVAEIEDSVETIKTGSWLNNERSIVLAVLRQPDANTVAVVDAIKAALPRLIAQMPGSVNVAVVNDRSNSIRESIHDVQFTLALTVALVVMVIFLFLRRAAATLIPTVSLPISLIGTVALMKAFGYSLDNVSLLAITLAVGLVVDDAIVMLENIVRHIEDGVAPLKAALVGSREMGFTILSISISLVAVFIPIFFMPGVIGLLFHEFAAVVSLAILVSALVSLTLIPMLCARFLSAENVPVDESHHAYGDHVPAQPAIAQKQTFGMRSTQWFENLFEFTLHRYARGLDWCLTHRRTVLAVAGLTFVLTAVLFVTIPKGFFPEEDIGQIRVNAEGPQDISFDAMAERLRDAAERMRANPAVKSIVVAIGGGPSPAINTGRMFVELKPRGEREVMPRVIESLRRDVAGVPGLAVYFAPVQNLQLGGRQSKSRYQYTLQSVKAGQLQDSSDKLMAKMRADPIFRDVTSDSQQSGLEAHLSIDRDKANALGVQMQDVRTALYSAFGERQVSTIYTPIDNYYVILQAADVDRTDESAFSKLYVRSKTGQMVPISAFATTERRVGPIAVNHQGQLPSVTVSFNLAPGAALGDASARIDRYRQEIAMPSSIFTSWGGDAAVFQSSQTTQIVLLVAAIAVIYTLLGVLYESYIHPLTILAGLPSAAVGALLTLFIFNVELSLIAVIGVLMLIGIVKKNAIMMIDFALAAQREQGMPPAKAIRQACLLRFRPIMMTTFAAVMGALPLALGLGAGAELRQPLGLAVVGGLLFSQVITLFITPVIYLALDRFSGTGPLQIDSEGNKLPEKAPGETVHQH
- a CDS encoding ChaN family lipoprotein translates to MSLRFPVANMRAGMLAAAVAVLATGCAATRPAPEAVSAAFAGKSYVLLGEVHDNAAAQQQRLAALTRAVEHGWRPAIAMEQFDRERQADIERARRERPRDADYLIAQAGGDAWQWPLYRPVVALALQYDLPLVAANLSRADAGKIVRGGLDSLFPAGERQQLGLSGALPDDLVAAQTAVLDLGHCGNFPKAMLPGMLAAQAARDAVMAQTLRPYALRGAVLIAGNGHVRRDIGVPRWLGVGVAQVVSVGYVENPPADGEFDMAVVVPAVARKDPCLQAKPAG